In the Populus trichocarpa isolate Nisqually-1 chromosome 1, P.trichocarpa_v4.1, whole genome shotgun sequence genome, ACTTTCCAACAACCCTTTAGTTGTAAAAAACTTGGCTAACAAACAACGTATTGTTTAccctttcatataaaaatattaaagaggCCTAGCACATTGGCCAAGTTTTTTTGGATGGGCCAGACGCATGGACCCACACATGTGCCTAGCttgttttgtattatattttaaaaaattctttattttcatcttcCCTTACATTTTACACTTTAATTCATTCAAATATATATGTGGGATGTTGGACCAGaacatatttagttttattttagataaattaaaataaataggttaaatatatgcatgaaatttttaatttacaattaatttttttccttaatataAAGCATTGGAAATGTATCCACAATCAgtttttgtattgaaaaattTTTGGTCTGAAACAGCAAAGCACCCGACAAATGACTAGTGCTTCTACTATATATTAAAGTCTTCGAGAGTATTTTCATCTCAAAAGTCACAACATGAAGGTTCTCACTAAGATTTTTCTTGTAGTTAGCCTCGCCATAGGCATGATTTTCATGTCAATATATCAACCAGAATATTTCTGTGGGCTAGAGTACGATGTTCGTGTCATCAATGGGTTCACAAACAACTCATCACTGCCACTAGTCATATGGTGCTCATCAGACAGTGATGATCTCGGTGGACGTGCCCTCCAGGAAGGTGATGATTTTAGTTGGAGACTCCAGATCAACTTCTGGTGCAGTAATCATTTCCGGTGCACCATGAAGTGGGATGCAATGAGGAGGAAGTTCGATGCCTTTAAGGTTCCAAGGGATCTTCAGCGTTGCAGCCCTTTCA is a window encoding:
- the LOC7482769 gene encoding S-protein homolog 24; amino-acid sequence: MKVLTKIFLVVSLAIGMIFMSIYQPEYFCGLEYDVRVINGFTNNSSLPLVIWCSSDSDDLGGRALQEGDDFSWRLQINFWCSNHFRCTMKWDAMRRKFDAFKVPRDLQRCSPFRMCSWLVREDGFYFSNDEVNWKKDFSWL